The Bicyclus anynana chromosome 4, ilBicAnyn1.1, whole genome shotgun sequence genome window below encodes:
- the LOC112056607 gene encoding zinc finger protein 54-like: protein MNKKSYICRVCLDSRDVFVSLSETYQDFVLYEFINNLTNLNIRLSDGFPDKICDSCYSILKSSIDFKEKCESSDVILRSNGVKEEIFHSDVKSAQVKSEESAVGVTVKIEFKDDFCGDDNFDYPEELDTEQDFKDEKSHKQFYLELSNQQTDSKLVSKPEFKSKAIDLKLICHDCGGSFTSKCKLKVHWKKAHMLASLVCPFCKRAFKSYKAFHVHRKKKSQSCEIAGHENVKVEGVGRARVFICIQCNYKSKRPKDISTHIRTHTGDRPYKCNICSKTYTQQSSLQGHQEDSHQMYLVQMTCHICGKFVKGRRKVSRHLISHSQVDCPVCHKTITKLSYKQHMKRHSGTKSYACETCASTFYTLAELCNHKRFKHSKKSLKCDLCDFTTNNQKALRNHKSKHTNKNIPCIECGKFFLTNEKLVLHQRIHYSDKKFNCPKCDSSFFKRDSVRRHLKDKHSADTKQETAPVIKSEVNELNHNQGTT, encoded by the coding sequence atgaataaaaaatcttatatatGTAGGGTGTGCTTAGATTCTCGAGATGTTTTCGTATCTCTGTCGGAAACGTACCAAGATTTTGTGTTATACGAGTTCATTAATAATCTAACCAATTTAAATATCAGGTTGAGCGATGGATTTCCTGATAAGATTTGTGATTCTTGCTACTCGATACTCAAGTCGTCGAtagattttaaagaaaaatgtgaATCTTCCGATGTTATATTAAGATCTAATGGTGTTAAAGAAGAAATATTTCATTCGGACGTTAAAAGTGCTCAAGTTAAAAGCGAGGAGAGCGCAGTAGGTGTAACCGTGAAAATAGAATTCAAAGACGACTTCTGTGGCGATGACAACTTCGACTATCCAGAAGAGTTAGACACTGAACAGGATTTCAAAGATGAAAAAAGTCATAAGCAGTTTTACCTCGAATTGTCAAATCAGCAAACAGATTCAAAATTAGTATCAAAACCTGAGTTTAAAAGTAAAGCCATTGATTTGAAGCTCATATGCCACGACTGTGGTGGTTCGTTCACATCCAAATGTAAGCTAAAAGTCCATTGGAAGAAAGCACACATGCTAGCCTCATTAGTATGTCCATTCTGCAAACGTGCTTTCAAAAGCTACAAAGCTTTTCACGTGCATAGGAAAAAGAAATCCCAGAGCTGCGAAATAGCTGGTCACGAAAATGTTAAAGTGGAGGGTGTCGGAAGAGCGAGGGTATTCATATGTATACAAtgtaattataaaagtaaaaggcCCAAGGATATATCCACACACATACGCACTCACACTGGTGACCGACCATATAAATGCAATATCTGTTCAAAGACTTACACTCAACAGAGTTCCCTCCAAGGTCACCAAGAAGACTCGCATCAAATGTATTTAGTCCAAATGACATGCCACATCTGTGGCAAGTTTGTCAAGGGCCGTCGGAAAGTGAGCAGACATCTGATAAGCCATTCCCAAGTAGATTGCCCCGTGTGTCACAAAACTATCACCAAACTGTCATACAAACAGCACATGAAGAGGCACAGTGGCACAAAGAGTTATGCATGTGAAACATGTGCATCAACCTTCTACACATTAGCTGAGTTGTGTAACCATAAACGTTTTAAGCACagcaaaaaatcattaaaatgtgACCTTTGCGATTTCACTACTAACAACCAGAAAGCTTTAAGAAACCATAAAagtaaacatacaaataaaaacataccatGTATTGAATGTGGAAAGTTTTTCCTTACTAATGAAAAGCTAGTATTGCACCAAAGGATACATTATTCCGACAAGAAATTCAACTGCCCCAAATGTGATTCATCATTTTTCAAAAGAGACTCAGTTAGGAGACATTTGAAAGATAAACATTCAGCGGATACAAAGCAAGAGACTGCTCCTGTCATCAAATCTGAGGTTAATGAACTTAATCACAATCAAGGAACAACATAA